Proteins found in one Microtus pennsylvanicus isolate mMicPen1 chromosome 14, mMicPen1.hap1, whole genome shotgun sequence genomic segment:
- the Slc25a29 gene encoding mitochondrial basic amino acids transporter isoform X2, with protein MGLTFINALVFGVQGNTLRALGQDSPLNQFLAGAAAGAIQCVICCPMELAKTRLQLQGVGPARTYKGSLDCLVQIYRHEGLRGINRGMVSTLLRETPSFGVYFLTYDVLTRAMGCEPDDHLLVPKLLLAGGTSGITSWLSTYPMDVVKSRLQADGLQGAPRYHGIVDCMRQSYQAEGWRVFTRGLASTLLRAFPVNAATFATVTVVLTYTRGEEAQLDSEAVSGTSAAPAGPALAQPSRL; from the coding sequence ATGGGGCTCACCTTTATCAATGCACTGGTGTTTGGGGTGCAAGGCAACACCCTTAGGGCCCTGGGCCAAGACTCACCACTCAATCAGTTCCTGGCCGGTGCAGCAGCAGGCGCCATTCAGTGTGTCATCTGTTGCCCCATGGAACTGGCCAAGACAAGGCTGCAGCTGCAGGGCGTGGGCCCCGCTCGAACCTACAAGGGCTCCCTGGACTGCCTGGTACAGATTTACCGGCACGAGGGCCTGCGTGGCATCAATCGAGGCATGGTGTCCACACTTCTGCGCGAGACACCTAGCTTTGGTGTCTACTTTCTCACCTACGATGTACTGACGCGCGCCATGGGCTGCGAGCCAGATGACCACTTGCTGGTGCCCAAGCTGCTGCTGGCGGGGGGCACATCAGGCATCACCTCCTGGCTCTCCACCTATCCTATGGACGTGGTTAAGTCGCGACTGCAAGCCGATGGGCTGCAAGGAGCCCCTCGCTACCACGGCATTGTCGACTGCATGCGGCAGAGCTACCAGGCTGAGGGCTGGCGAGTCTTCACACGAGGACTGGCCTCCACGCTGTTACGTGCTTTTCCCGTCAATGCTGCCACCTTTGCCACAGTCACTGTGGTGCTTACATATACCCGGGGTGAGGAGGCCCAGCTAGACAGTGAGGCAGTTTCGGGCACCTCTGCTGCCCCTGCTGGGCCTGCTCTGGCCCAGCCTTCCAGACTGTGA
- the Slc25a29 gene encoding mitochondrial basic amino acids transporter isoform X1, producing MALDFLAGCAGGVAGVLVGHPFDTVKVRLQVQNTEKPQYRGTLHCFQSIIKQESVLGLYKGLGSPLMGLTFINALVFGVQGNTLRALGQDSPLNQFLAGAAAGAIQCVICCPMELAKTRLQLQGVGPARTYKGSLDCLVQIYRHEGLRGINRGMVSTLLRETPSFGVYFLTYDVLTRAMGCEPDDHLLVPKLLLAGGTSGITSWLSTYPMDVVKSRLQADGLQGAPRYHGIVDCMRQSYQAEGWRVFTRGLASTLLRAFPVNAATFATVTVVLTYTRGEEAQLDSEAVSGTSAAPAGPALAQPSRL from the exons GTGTGGCAGGTGTACTTGTGGGACACCCTTTTGACACAGTCAAG GTGCGGCTGCAGGTACAGAACACGGAGAAGCCCCAGTACCGAGGGACACTGCACTGCTTCCAGTCCATCATCAAGCAGGAGAGT GTGCTGGGCCTGTATAAAGGTCTGGGCTCACCACTAATGGGGCTCACCTTTATCAATGCACTGGTGTTTGGGGTGCAAGGCAACACCCTTAGGGCCCTGGGCCAAGACTCACCACTCAATCAGTTCCTGGCCGGTGCAGCAGCAGGCGCCATTCAGTGTGTCATCTGTTGCCCCATGGAACTGGCCAAGACAAGGCTGCAGCTGCAGGGCGTGGGCCCCGCTCGAACCTACAAGGGCTCCCTGGACTGCCTGGTACAGATTTACCGGCACGAGGGCCTGCGTGGCATCAATCGAGGCATGGTGTCCACACTTCTGCGCGAGACACCTAGCTTTGGTGTCTACTTTCTCACCTACGATGTACTGACGCGCGCCATGGGCTGCGAGCCAGATGACCACTTGCTGGTGCCCAAGCTGCTGCTGGCGGGGGGCACATCAGGCATCACCTCCTGGCTCTCCACCTATCCTATGGACGTGGTTAAGTCGCGACTGCAAGCCGATGGGCTGCAAGGAGCCCCTCGCTACCACGGCATTGTCGACTGCATGCGGCAGAGCTACCAGGCTGAGGGCTGGCGAGTCTTCACACGAGGACTGGCCTCCACGCTGTTACGTGCTTTTCCCGTCAATGCTGCCACCTTTGCCACAGTCACTGTGGTGCTTACATATACCCGGGGTGAGGAGGCCCAGCTAGACAGTGAGGCAGTTTCGGGCACCTCTGCTGCCCCTGCTGGGCCTGCTCTGGCCCAGCCTTCCAGACTGTGA